One Oryza brachyantha chromosome 3, ObraRS2, whole genome shotgun sequence DNA segment encodes these proteins:
- the LOC102722456 gene encoding 3-oxo-Delta(4,5)-steroid 5-beta-reductase: MRAATTGTSTLQYANPKAQDDTHHQLIPPTHVPDRPLRSVFVSPSSHSPSPIPAPTKRQVLRRRPRAATMSWWWAGAIGAVKKRQEENAAATEPSFQSVALVLGSTGLVGTSLLDILPLQDTPGGPWKVYAVSRRPLPPWSPPDSPAVTNLHLDLADPAAVAEALTPLTDITHVFYVAWSPQPTEAQNLEVNAAMLRNVLSVVVPNCPALVHVCLQTGRKHYIGPFEAIGKIPVPDPPFAEDMPRLNCPNFYYDQEDVLFEEVSRRDGAVSWSVHRPTTIFGFSPRSAMNVVGSLCVYAAICRKEGAVLRWPGTRVAWEGFSDASDADLIAEHEIWAAVEPFAKNEAFNCSNGDLYKWKLLWPMLADQFGVEWSGYEGEESSFKLEDAMSGKEAVWAEIVMENGLVETELKEITNWWFVDAVFGVQSEHLDSMNKSKEHGFLGFRNTVNSFNTWIEKMKVFKIVP, from the coding sequence ATGCGAGCTGCAACAACCGGAACGAGCACACTGCAGTACGCGAATCCAAAGGCCCAAGACGACACGCATCACCAGCTCATCCCTCCCACCCACGTCCCCGAtcggccgctccgctccgtctttgtctctccttcctcccactcgccgtcgccgatccCCGCCCCAACCAAGCGCCAGGTTCTGCGCCGGCGTCCTCGTGCTGCCACGATGAGCTGGTGGTGGGCGGGCGCCATCGGCGCCGTCAAGAAGCGGCAGGAAGAGAACGCGGCGGCCACCGAGCCCTCCTTCCAGAGCGTCGCCCTCGTCCTCGGCTCCACGGGCCTCGTCGGCACCTCCCTCCTCGACATCCTGCCACTCCAGGACACCCCGGGCGGGCCGTGGAAGGTCTACGCCGTCTCACGCCGCCCACTCCCGCCCTGGTCCCCACCGGACTCCCCCGCGGTCACCAACCTccacctcgacctcgccgaccccgccgccgtcgccgaggccCTCACGCCCCTCACCGACATCACCCACGTCTTCTACGTCGCCTGGTCCCCGCAACCGACGGAGGCCCAGAATCTCGAGGTGAACGCCGCCATGCTCCGCAACGTCCtctccgtcgtcgtccccaACTGCCCCGCGCTGGTCCACGTCTGCCTACAGACCGGCCGCAAGCACTACATCGGCCCCTTTGAGGCCATCGGAAAGATCCCCGTGCCGGACCCGCCCTTCGCCGAGGACATGCCCCGCCTCAATTGCCCCAACTTCTACTACGACCAGGAGGACGTCCTTTTCGAGGAGGTCTCCCGTCGCGACGGCGCCGTCAGCTGGTCCGTGCACCGCCCCACCACCATCTTCGGGTTCTCTCCCCGAAGCGCCATGAATGTCGTCGGCAGCCTGTGCGTTTATGCTGCCATCTGTCGCAAGGAGGGGGCCGTGCTGCGATGGCCTGGAACCAGGGTCGCTTGGGAGGGATTCAGCGACGCGTCTGACGCGGATCTCATCGCCGAGCACGAGATCTGGGCCGCGGTCGAGCCGTTTGCTAAAAATGAAGCATTTAATTGCAGCAATGGGGATCTCTACAAATGGAAGCTCCTCTGGCCGATGCTGGCTGATCAATTCGGTGTAGAATGGTCTGGCtacgagggagaggagagcagcTTCAAGCTTGAAGATGCCATGTCAGGGAAGGAGGCAGTGTGGGCAGAGATTGTCATGGAGAATGGGCTCGTGGAGACAGAGTTAAAAGAGATCACCAATTGGTGGTTTGTTGATGCCGTGTTTGGTGTCCAGAGCGAGCATTTGGATAGCATGAACAAGAGCAAGGAGCATGGATTCCTCGGCTTCAGGAACACAGTGAATTCCTTCAACACATGGATAGAAAAGATGAAGGTTTTCAAGATTGTTCCATGA